The genomic interval CATTATCTGCACTTGCACCGATTTTGGCAATCGTATCTTCTTCAGGCACAACCTTGACCGGATTGAGGATATTCGTGACGATAAAAGCATTGATGATATTGAGCGGAATTGCTGTGAGAATATATTCGCCCGGCATCATTTTCGTATAGGCACCAACAATTGACGCCGTAATGCAGCTCATTGACATCATCGCCAGCGTCAGGTCACGTTCAACACGCATCCGGCTGAGCTGCAGGCTCGAAACTGCCAACGCTTCCGTATTGCCAAGAAACATCATTTCCACAGCAAAAAAGGATTCAAATTTCGGCTGTCCGCTGACAAACGACAGTCCCCTGCCAATCCATTTGATAATCCATGGTAAAACGCCAATATATGTAAGAATATCAAACATTGGCACAACGAGCAGAATCGGAAGCAAAGCTGAAGTTACGAAGTCCATATTTTGCACATGCACCCAGCTAGGCAGAGCAAACGCTATACCGATATAAGCTACATCGGCGAGCCATGTAAAGCCACTCGCCGCTGCCTGCACAATTTCCCTGCCGATTGGAAACTGCGTAAGAAACCAAGCCAGGACAAAATTGATAACAATCAACGTCCCTACTGAGCGCCAATTGATCTCCTTTTTCTTCTTCGAAAACAAAAATGCGATACCAAGAAAAACTAAAACTCCGAAAATATTAATGAGCAGATACATGATGTACCAGCCTCTCTACGCCTTATAATTTAATTATCTTTCATTGTTATATATCATCGTTCTGAATAGCCGTTTCCAATGCGATTTCAATCATATCGTTGAACGATGTCTGTCTTTCCTCAGCAGTTGCGGCTTCGCCGCAATAAAATACGCTCAGAAATTTCGCCTTGTTCGGCAGCAAGATGTGTACTCATAGATAATTCCTTCTCTCCATAAATGTACTTTTTAATAATAAAATTTTAACTTATCTGAATATTCATTGTAATACTTATTCTACTGATTTCTGCTACCACTAAAAAGGCCATGTGGCCTTTTTGATAAATTATTAGTAAATAATTTAATCCTTTTAGCTCTCTCCAGCCTCCTACTGA from Pelorhabdus rhamnosifermentans carries:
- a CDS encoding NupC/NupG family nucleoside CNT transporter, with amino-acid sequence MYLLINIFGVLVFLGIAFLFSKKKKEINWRSVGTLIVINFVLAWFLTQFPIGREIVQAAASGFTWLADVAYIGIAFALPSWVHVQNMDFVTSALLPILLVVPMFDILTYIGVLPWIIKWIGRGLSFVSGQPKFESFFAVEMMFLGNTEALAVSSLQLSRMRVERDLTLAMMSMSCITASIVGAYTKMMPGEYILTAIPLNIINAFIVTNILNPVKVVPEEDTIAKIGASADNVRREREPFFSFLGNSILGAGKLILIIAANVIAFVALAALIDKILMLVDPWLTLSHILGVIMFPFAWLMGLPMTEAFQFAQYMGTKLVMNEFVVMIGVGPIMDTFSPHFQAILTVFVTSFANFSTLGMIIGAFKGLVSDEKNETVAKNVGYLLLSGVLVSFLSAGIVGLFVW